Proteins from a single region of Oncorhynchus nerka isolate Pitt River linkage group LG18, Oner_Uvic_2.0, whole genome shotgun sequence:
- the LOC135561560 gene encoding fatty acid-binding protein, liver-type-like: MSFSGKYQMESHENFESFMEAIGLPDELIQEGKDIKSISEIEETGDHFKVTVTTGTKILTNSFTIGQETELESPTGEKVNSVVMREGNKLTAILNGIEYVTELTDSNTLVNTMTLSVMSYKRTSKRM, from the exons ATGTCTTTCTCAGGGAAATACCAGATGGAGTCACATGAGAACTTTGAGTCTTTCATGGAGGCTATTG GTCTCCCTGATGAGCTTATCCAGGAGGGCAAAGACATCAAGAGCATCTCTGAGATTGAGGAGACTGGAGACCACTTCAAGGTGACTGTCACCACGGGGACAAAGATCCTCACCAACTCCTTCACCATTGGCCAGGAGACGGAGCTCGAGTCGCCGACCGGGGAGAAAGTCAAT TCTGTGGTGATGAGGGAAGGTAACAAGCTGACGGCCATCCTGAATGGGATCGAATATGTCACAGAACTTACAGACTCAAACACCCTCGTCAAC ACAATGACTCTGTCTGTCATGTCATACAAGAGGACCAGCAAACGAATGTGA